One genomic segment of Stenotrophomonas sp. 704A1 includes these proteins:
- a CDS encoding ATPase domain-containing protein, with the protein MRIVTGVKGLDSILGGGLPQARLYLLEGPPGSGKTTLSLQFLLEGLRRGERCLYITLSETAEELREVAAAHGWSLEGLHLFELGSAEGAMGNGRLQSVLHSWEMELDETINLIMSKVDSIGPTRVVFDSLSELRLLAQDSLRYRRQILALKQFFAPKSATVILVDDLTSTGDERDGQLHSLCHGVLSLERLTLDFGPARRRMQVQKLRGVDFVAGYHDMVIRHGGLEVFPRLIASEHHGHFVGTPVSSGVAEIDRLLGGGPLRGTSTLLTGPAGSGKTNVALQYVWAACERGERCCIFEFDERVGTLLARASALDIDLEKHLRTGLLEILQMDPAEVSPGEFAWNLRKAVEERNCTLLVIDSLNGYVTAMPQEKQLMLQLHEMLSYLNQKGVATFLINPQHGLVGTMSTGSLNVSYIADAVVLFRFFEAKGRIRKAISVIKNRGGAHEDTIRELKIDGRGITVSAALADFQGILTGTPEFVGDSAALLGQSDVR; encoded by the coding sequence ATGCGGATCGTCACCGGGGTAAAAGGGCTGGACAGCATTCTTGGCGGCGGACTTCCGCAGGCACGGCTGTATCTGCTGGAAGGACCGCCCGGCTCCGGCAAGACCACCCTGTCGCTGCAGTTCCTGCTGGAAGGCCTGCGCCGCGGCGAGCGCTGTCTGTACATCACCCTGTCGGAGACCGCCGAGGAGCTGCGCGAGGTCGCTGCGGCGCACGGCTGGTCGCTGGAAGGCCTGCACCTGTTCGAGCTGGGCTCGGCCGAAGGCGCGATGGGCAACGGGCGCCTGCAGTCGGTGCTGCACTCATGGGAAATGGAGCTGGACGAAACGATCAACCTGATCATGTCCAAGGTCGACAGCATCGGCCCCACCCGCGTGGTGTTCGATTCGCTGTCCGAGCTGCGTCTGCTGGCCCAGGACTCGTTGCGCTACCGTCGGCAGATCCTGGCGCTGAAGCAGTTCTTCGCGCCCAAGAGCGCGACGGTAATCCTGGTCGACGACCTTACCTCCACGGGCGATGAACGCGACGGCCAGCTGCACAGCCTGTGCCACGGCGTGCTGTCGCTGGAACGGTTGACGCTGGACTTCGGCCCGGCCCGGCGCCGCATGCAGGTGCAGAAGCTGCGCGGCGTGGATTTCGTCGCCGGCTATCACGACATGGTGATCCGCCACGGCGGGCTGGAAGTGTTCCCGCGGCTGATCGCCTCCGAACATCACGGGCACTTCGTCGGTACCCCGGTCAGCAGCGGCGTGGCCGAAATCGATCGGCTGCTGGGCGGTGGCCCGCTGCGGGGTACCTCGACCCTGCTGACCGGCCCGGCCGGCAGTGGCAAGACCAATGTCGCCCTGCAGTACGTGTGGGCAGCCTGCGAACGCGGCGAGCGCTGCTGCATCTTCGAGTTCGATGAACGCGTCGGCACCCTGCTGGCGCGGGCGTCGGCACTGGATATCGACCTGGAGAAGCACCTGCGCACGGGCCTGCTGGAGATCCTGCAGATGGATCCGGCCGAGGTGTCACCGGGCGAGTTTGCATGGAACCTGCGCAAGGCGGTGGAGGAACGCAACTGCACGCTGCTGGTGATCGACAGCCTGAACGGCTACGTCACCGCGATGCCGCAGGAGAAGCAGCTGATGCTGCAGCTGCACGAGATGCTGTCCTACCTCAACCAGAAGGGTGTTGCGACCTTCCTGATCAATCCGCAGCACGGCCTGGTGGGCACCATGTCGACCGGCAGCCTCAATGTGTCCTACATCGCCGACGCGGTGGTGCTGTTCCGCTTCTTCGAGGCCAAGGGCCGTATCCGCAAGGCGATCTCGGTGATCAAGAACCGCGGTGGCGCGCATGAAGACACCATCCGCGAACTGAAGATCGATGGCCGTGGCATCACGGTCAGCGCGGCCCTGGCGGATTTCCAGGGGATTCTGACCGGCACCCCGGAATTCGTTGGCGACAGCGCTGCGCTGCTGGGCCAGTCAGATGTCCGATAG
- a CDS encoding ATP-binding protein, with the protein MSDSGEGAAVVRIVAPFGRDAESIAAVLGSAGLRTHIAPSLGVLADQLDDDTGLVVVTQEALARGSDALLPMLQRQPTWSDIPFILLRSARSYRRSTREPLLPGAINVVELDRPLGSVSLLSAVQGALRARDKQFLVRDQLDALADGRAALARSESELRLIADAMPVLIAFVDRTMCFRFANAAYESWFGLATGTVIGKHVREIIGDGVWLQRRPAMEAALQGREALFEIVWSHRVHGRRDCEVRYSPRRDAAGQVDGFHVFVTDITAAKLALASSQQHAHALEAMVAERTRELEMQMAAREASEAALRQSQKMEAIGQLTGGIAHDFNNMLTGILSALDIVRLRLEMGRVDDLERFLDTATASAQRAAALTQRLLAFSRRQSLDARPVEINTLMVSVQHLLHSTLGETVRLRAEPCVVPLHATLDANQFESALLNLAINARDAMPDGGELTLRATEVTVQPGQYPAVPAGHYARVEVADTGAGMAPEVVERAFEPFFTTKPIGKGTGLGMSMVYGFMQQSGGHIAIDSAPGKGTTVSLFIPLVEAVASEPEPAPASAIRLGAGQSILVVEDDEQVRMLVTVVLEDLGYQTQVVGDADAAMPILASDQCIDLLVTDVGLPGLNGRQLAEIARQSRPALPILFMTGYAEKAQERASFLDEGMAMIAKPFLLDEFSAAVRMAMPDAAAAAGSR; encoded by the coding sequence ATGTCCGATAGCGGCGAGGGCGCGGCGGTCGTCCGCATCGTGGCGCCGTTCGGCCGCGATGCCGAAAGCATCGCGGCGGTGCTCGGCAGTGCCGGCCTGCGCACCCATATCGCGCCCAGCCTGGGCGTTCTTGCCGATCAGCTGGATGACGATACCGGACTGGTGGTGGTCACCCAGGAAGCATTGGCACGGGGCAGCGATGCGCTGCTGCCGATGCTGCAGCGGCAACCGACCTGGTCGGACATCCCGTTCATCCTGCTGCGCTCGGCCCGTTCCTACCGGCGCTCCACCCGCGAGCCGCTGCTGCCGGGCGCGATCAATGTGGTCGAGCTGGACCGGCCGCTGGGCAGTGTCTCGCTGCTCAGCGCGGTACAGGGTGCCCTGCGCGCCCGCGACAAGCAGTTCCTGGTGCGTGACCAGCTGGACGCGCTGGCGGATGGCCGCGCGGCACTGGCACGCAGCGAATCCGAGCTGCGCCTGATCGCAGACGCGATGCCGGTGCTGATCGCCTTCGTCGACCGCACGATGTGCTTCCGCTTCGCCAACGCGGCCTACGAAAGCTGGTTCGGCCTGGCCACCGGCACGGTGATCGGCAAGCACGTGCGCGAGATCATCGGCGACGGCGTGTGGTTGCAGCGCCGGCCGGCGATGGAGGCGGCGCTGCAGGGCCGTGAAGCGCTGTTCGAGATTGTCTGGTCGCATCGCGTGCACGGCCGCCGCGACTGCGAAGTACGCTACTCGCCGCGCCGGGACGCGGCAGGCCAGGTCGATGGCTTCCACGTGTTCGTCACCGACATCACCGCCGCCAAGCTGGCGCTGGCCAGCAGCCAGCAGCACGCGCATGCACTGGAAGCGATGGTGGCTGAACGCACCCGCGAGCTGGAAATGCAGATGGCCGCGCGCGAGGCCAGCGAGGCGGCGCTGCGCCAGTCGCAGAAGATGGAGGCGATCGGCCAGCTGACCGGGGGCATCGCCCACGATTTCAACAACATGCTGACCGGCATCCTGTCGGCGCTGGATATCGTGCGGCTGCGCCTGGAGATGGGGCGGGTCGATGATCTGGAACGGTTCCTGGACACCGCCACCGCCTCGGCGCAGCGTGCCGCCGCGCTGACCCAGCGCCTGCTGGCGTTCTCGCGCCGGCAGTCACTGGACGCGCGCCCGGTGGAGATCAACACGCTGATGGTGTCGGTGCAGCACCTGCTGCACAGCACGCTGGGCGAGACCGTGCGCCTGCGCGCCGAACCCTGCGTGGTGCCGCTGCACGCCACGCTGGACGCGAACCAGTTTGAAAGCGCGCTGCTGAATCTGGCCATCAACGCCCGCGATGCGATGCCCGATGGCGGCGAGCTGACCCTGCGTGCCACCGAAGTGACCGTGCAGCCCGGCCAGTACCCCGCCGTGCCGGCAGGACACTATGCGCGGGTGGAGGTGGCCGATACCGGGGCCGGCATGGCGCCGGAGGTGGTCGAACGTGCGTTCGAGCCGTTCTTCACCACCAAACCGATCGGCAAGGGAACCGGCCTGGGCATGTCGATGGTGTACGGCTTCATGCAGCAGTCCGGGGGCCACATCGCCATCGACTCGGCGCCCGGCAAGGGCACCACCGTGTCGCTGTTCATTCCGCTGGTCGAGGCGGTGGCGTCCGAGCCGGAACCGGCGCCGGCCAGCGCCATCCGCCTGGGCGCGGGGCAGTCGATCCTGGTGGTGGAGGATGACGAACAGGTGCGCATGCTGGTCACGGTGGTGCTGGAAGATCTGGGCTACCAGACCCAGGTGGTGGGCGATGCGGATGCGGCAATGCCGATCCTGGCGTCGGACCAGTGCATCGACCTGCTGGTGACCGATGTCGGCCTGCCCGGGCTCAACGGGCGCCAGCTGGCCGAGATTGCCCGGCAGTCGCGGCCGGCGCTGCCGATCCTGTTCATGACCGGCTATGCGGAAAAGGCGCAGGAGCGCGCATCGTTCCTGGACGAAGGCATGGCCATGATTGCCAAACCCTTCCTGCTGGATGAATTCAGTGCGGCGGTGCGGATGGCGATGCCGGATGCGGCGGCAGCGGCGGGGTCGCGGTAG
- a CDS encoding LacI family DNA-binding transcriptional regulator, whose translation MTIKGKATSLDIAHLAGVSQPTVSRALRGSPMVNAETRERILRIARELNYKVDKNASSLRLRNAGTLALLFFEDPTNDDSLINPFFHSMLGSITRACALHGQDLLVSFQQLSTDWQADYEDSNKADGIILLGYGDYHESRDRLQRLVEQGTHFVRWGAALPGQPGVSIGSDNFQGGHDITTHLLQQGCRRIAFLGHASSHYPEFQERYRGHVAALQEHGLAAEPALQHDAITTEASGQEACQLLLARGEPIDAICAASDLIAIGAIRALRECGLRVPQDVAVTGFDDIPLAASVSPALTTVQQDTKQAGQLLVERLLALIGRQPVDSQSIPVKLVVRESSLRG comes from the coding sequence ATGACCATCAAAGGCAAAGCCACCTCCCTGGACATCGCCCACCTGGCCGGGGTCTCCCAGCCGACCGTGTCGCGGGCCCTGCGCGGCAGCCCGATGGTCAATGCCGAGACCCGCGAGCGCATCCTGCGCATCGCCCGCGAGCTGAACTACAAGGTCGACAAGAACGCCTCCAGCCTGCGCCTGCGCAATGCCGGCACCCTGGCCCTGCTGTTCTTCGAGGACCCGACCAACGACGACTCGCTGATCAACCCGTTCTTCCACTCGATGCTGGGCTCGATCACCCGCGCCTGCGCCCTGCACGGGCAGGACCTGCTGGTCTCGTTCCAGCAGCTGTCCACCGACTGGCAGGCCGACTACGAGGACAGCAACAAGGCCGACGGCATCATCCTGCTCGGCTACGGCGACTACCACGAATCACGCGACCGCCTGCAGCGACTGGTCGAACAGGGCACGCATTTCGTGCGCTGGGGTGCCGCCCTGCCCGGCCAACCGGGCGTGTCGATCGGCAGCGACAACTTCCAGGGCGGGCACGACATCACCACCCACCTGCTGCAGCAGGGTTGCCGCCGCATCGCCTTCCTCGGCCATGCTTCCAGCCATTACCCCGAATTCCAGGAACGCTATCGCGGCCACGTCGCGGCCCTGCAGGAACACGGCCTGGCTGCCGAACCGGCACTGCAGCACGATGCGATCACCACCGAGGCGTCCGGCCAGGAGGCCTGCCAGCTGCTGCTGGCGCGTGGCGAGCCGATCGATGCGATCTGCGCCGCCAGCGACCTGATCGCCATCGGTGCGATTCGCGCGCTGCGCGAATGCGGCTTGCGCGTTCCGCAGGATGTTGCGGTCACCGGCTTCGATGACATTCCGCTGGCGGCCTCGGTGTCTCCTGCGCTGACCACCGTGCAGCAGGACACCAAGCAGGCCGGCCAGCTGCTGGTCGAACGCCTGCTGGCACTGATCGGCCGGCAGCCGGTGGACAGCCAGAGCATTCCGGTGAAGCTGGTGGTGCGCGAATCGTCGCTGCGCGGGTAG
- a CDS encoding single-stranded DNA-binding protein: protein MARGINKVILVGNLGNDPDVKYTQSGMAITRISLATTSVRKDKDGNQQERTEWHRVVFFGKLGEIAGEYLRKGSSVYVEGSLRYDKYTGQDGVEKYSTDIVADEMQMLGGRGEGGGGGGGGNYGGDRPQRQQAPRQEYGGGGGGGGQRGGQGGGYGNQGGNQGGGYGNQGGNQRPQPQQAPPMDDFADDDIPF, encoded by the coding sequence ATGGCGCGCGGCATCAACAAAGTCATCCTGGTCGGCAACCTCGGCAACGACCCGGACGTGAAGTACACCCAGAGCGGCATGGCGATCACCCGTATCAGCCTGGCCACCACCAGCGTCCGCAAGGACAAGGATGGCAACCAGCAGGAGCGTACCGAATGGCACCGCGTGGTGTTCTTCGGCAAGCTGGGCGAGATCGCCGGCGAGTACCTGCGCAAGGGCAGCTCGGTCTACGTCGAAGGCAGCCTGCGCTACGACAAGTACACCGGCCAGGATGGCGTGGAGAAGTACTCCACCGATATCGTCGCCGATGAAATGCAGATGCTGGGCGGCCGCGGTGAAGGCGGCGGCGGTGGCGGTGGCGGCAACTACGGCGGCGATCGCCCGCAGCGTCAGCAGGCGCCGCGCCAGGAGTATGGTGGCGGTGGCGGTGGCGGTGGCCAGCGTGGTGGCCAGGGCGGTGGCTATGGCAACCAGGGCGGCAACCAGGGCGGCGGCTATGGCAACCAGGGTGGCAACCAGCGCCCGCAGCCGCAGCAGGCGCCGCCGATGGACGACTTCGCCGACGACGATATTCCGTTCTGA
- a CDS encoding hydroxypyruvate isomerase family protein, whose product MSIHSIRPAPATGLTRRDALRLAVAGSVALSTATAVLPAFAADAPLKGNLKHSVARWTFPHLSVAQLCATVKDIGFAAIDLVGPEDWPTLKANGVYSSMCNGAELGLTQGFAGRQFHDPLVERYTRHIDLVADAGYRNLICFSGNRNGMDPHDGMANAEAGLKRILGHAEKRGVVLVMELLNSKVDHRDYLCDHSAWGVELCQRLGSDNFGLLYDIYHMQIMEGDIIATIGKHHACFKHYHTAGVPGRNEIGDQQELHYPAICRAIRDTGFKGYLAQEFTPAAPDPVASLREAIRLCDV is encoded by the coding sequence ATGTCCATCCATTCGATCAGACCGGCCCCGGCGACGGGCCTCACGCGGCGCGATGCGTTGCGCCTGGCGGTTGCCGGGAGCGTGGCCCTGAGTACCGCCACGGCGGTGCTGCCTGCGTTCGCTGCCGATGCGCCGCTCAAGGGCAACCTGAAGCACTCCGTCGCCCGCTGGACCTTCCCGCACCTGTCGGTCGCCCAGCTCTGCGCGACGGTGAAGGACATCGGTTTTGCCGCGATCGACCTGGTCGGCCCGGAAGACTGGCCCACGCTGAAGGCGAATGGCGTGTACAGCTCGATGTGCAATGGCGCGGAGCTGGGCCTGACCCAGGGTTTTGCCGGACGCCAGTTCCATGACCCGTTGGTGGAACGCTACACCCGGCATATCGATCTGGTGGCCGATGCCGGTTACCGAAATCTCATCTGCTTCTCCGGCAACCGCAACGGCATGGATCCCCATGACGGCATGGCCAATGCCGAGGCAGGCCTCAAGCGCATCCTCGGGCATGCCGAGAAGCGCGGCGTGGTGCTGGTGATGGAACTGCTGAACTCCAAGGTCGACCATCGCGACTACCTGTGCGACCACTCCGCATGGGGCGTGGAGCTGTGCCAGCGGCTGGGCTCGGACAACTTCGGCCTGCTGTACGACATCTACCACATGCAGATCATGGAAGGCGACATCATCGCCACCATTGGAAAACACCACGCCTGCTTCAAGCACTACCACACCGCCGGCGTGCCCGGCCGGAACGAGATCGGAGACCAGCAGGAGCTCCACTATCCGGCCATCTGTCGTGCGATCCGCGACACCGGTTTCAAGGGGTATCTGGCGCAGGAGTTCACGCCTGCAGCGCCCGATCCCGTTGCCTCATTGCGCGAGGCGATCCGCCTCTGCGACGTCTGA
- a CDS encoding GMC oxidoreductase: MADNHYDAIVVGSGISGGWAAKELTEKGLKVLMLERGRNIEHVKDYVNAMKEPWDFPHRNRPTQAMKAEFPVLMRDYGLAENLQGMWANEQESPYIETKRFDWFRGYHVGGRSLMWGRQSYRFSDLDFEANRKDGIATDWPIRYADIAPWYDHVETFAGIAGTREGLDVLPDGQFLPPVPLNIVEKDVAARIKKAFGGTRHMIHSRTANITQPMPEQGRVNCQYRNKCILGCPFGAYFSTQAATLPAAMKTGNLTLRPFSIVKEVLYDKDRRRARGVEVIDAETGQTYQYTAKVIFLNASSFNSTWLLMNSATDVWEGGLGSSSGELGHNVMDHHFGAGASGRVEGYDDKYYFGRRPCGFYIPRFRNVAADKRGYLRGFGYQGGASRTGWSREIAELNIGADLKDALTVPGDWRIGMTGFGEMLPHHDNTIRLDRERKDKWGLPVLAMDVSMRANELAMRKDMAADAAEMLEAAGVKDVKMHDNDYAPGKGIHEMGTARMGRDRRSSVLNAHNQVWDAPNVYVTDGACMTSSACVNPSLTYMALTARAADHAVRELKAGNL, encoded by the coding sequence ATGGCAGATAATCACTACGACGCCATTGTTGTTGGCTCGGGAATCAGTGGCGGTTGGGCGGCAAAGGAGCTGACCGAAAAGGGTCTGAAGGTGCTGATGCTGGAACGCGGACGCAACATCGAGCACGTCAAGGACTACGTCAACGCGATGAAGGAGCCGTGGGACTTCCCCCACCGCAACCGACCGACGCAGGCGATGAAGGCCGAATTCCCCGTGCTGATGCGCGATTATGGCCTGGCCGAGAACCTGCAGGGGATGTGGGCCAACGAGCAGGAATCACCCTACATCGAGACCAAGCGCTTCGACTGGTTCCGCGGCTACCACGTAGGAGGCCGCTCGCTGATGTGGGGCCGGCAGAGCTATCGCTTCTCCGACCTGGATTTCGAAGCGAACCGCAAGGATGGCATCGCCACCGACTGGCCGATCCGCTACGCCGACATCGCGCCGTGGTACGACCACGTGGAGACGTTCGCCGGCATCGCCGGCACGCGCGAGGGGCTGGACGTGCTGCCGGATGGCCAGTTCCTGCCGCCGGTGCCATTGAACATCGTCGAGAAGGATGTGGCGGCGAGGATAAAGAAGGCCTTCGGCGGCACCCGCCACATGATCCACTCGCGCACCGCCAACATCACCCAGCCGATGCCCGAGCAGGGGCGGGTCAACTGCCAGTACCGCAACAAGTGCATCCTGGGCTGTCCCTTCGGTGCCTATTTCTCGACCCAGGCGGCGACGCTGCCTGCGGCGATGAAGACCGGCAACCTGACCCTGCGGCCATTCTCGATCGTCAAGGAAGTGCTGTACGACAAGGACCGCAGGCGTGCGCGCGGCGTGGAGGTCATCGACGCCGAGACCGGGCAGACCTACCAGTACACCGCCAAGGTGATCTTCCTCAACGCGTCGTCGTTCAACTCGACGTGGTTGCTGATGAACTCGGCCACCGATGTGTGGGAGGGCGGGCTGGGCTCATCGTCGGGCGAGCTTGGCCACAACGTGATGGACCACCATTTCGGCGCGGGCGCTTCCGGCCGGGTCGAAGGCTACGACGACAAGTACTACTTCGGACGGCGCCCCTGCGGCTTCTACATTCCGCGGTTCCGCAACGTTGCTGCCGACAAGCGCGGCTACCTGCGCGGGTTCGGTTACCAGGGCGGTGCCAGCCGCACCGGCTGGTCGCGCGAGATCGCCGAGCTGAACATCGGTGCCGACCTGAAGGACGCGCTGACCGTGCCGGGCGACTGGCGCATCGGCATGACCGGGTTCGGCGAGATGCTGCCGCACCACGACAATACGATCCGGCTGGACCGCGAGCGCAAGGACAAGTGGGGGCTGCCGGTGCTGGCGATGGATGTGTCCATGCGCGCCAACGAACTGGCGATGCGCAAGGACATGGCCGCCGATGCTGCCGAGATGCTGGAGGCGGCCGGCGTCAAGGACGTGAAGATGCACGACAACGACTATGCCCCGGGCAAGGGCATCCATGAGATGGGGACGGCGCGCATGGGACGCGATCGCAGAAGCTCGGTATTGAACGCGCACAACCAGGTCTGGGATGCGCCCAATGTCTATGTGACCGACGGTGCCTGCATGACCTCCAGCGCCTGCGTGAATCCATCGCTGACCTACATGGCGCTGACCGCGCGCGCCGCCGACCATGCCGTACGCGAACTGAAGGCGGGGAATCTCTGA
- a CDS encoding gluconate 2-dehydrogenase subunit 3 family protein — MDRRELLKMIVAATGAAMVGLPALVQGQAPDAGPRTPFSDADIGMLDDIAETILPRTRTPGAKDAGAGLFMATFVSDCYTARQQAVFRAGLVDIDRRAGGRFVSLTPEARTALLRTLDAEARARPADVTETGTPEEGEAMPHYFTMLKQLAIFGFFTSKVGATGVLQYVAVPGRYDGDLAYVPGTPAWGTS; from the coding sequence ATGGATCGTCGCGAACTGCTGAAGATGATCGTTGCCGCCACCGGGGCGGCCATGGTGGGACTGCCGGCCCTCGTGCAGGGGCAGGCGCCGGACGCCGGCCCCCGCACGCCGTTTTCCGACGCCGATATCGGCATGCTCGATGACATCGCCGAGACCATCCTGCCGCGCACGCGGACGCCGGGAGCGAAGGATGCCGGTGCCGGGCTGTTCATGGCCACGTTCGTCAGTGACTGCTACACCGCCCGGCAGCAGGCGGTGTTCCGCGCCGGCCTGGTCGATATCGACCGGCGTGCCGGTGGTCGCTTCGTGTCGCTCACGCCGGAGGCCCGCACCGCACTGCTGCGCACGCTGGACGCGGAAGCCAGGGCGCGGCCTGCCGATGTGACCGAGACCGGTACCCCCGAAGAGGGCGAAGCGATGCCGCACTACTTCACGATGCTCAAGCAGCTGGCCATCTTCGGCTTCTTCACCTCCAAGGTCGGTGCGACCGGGGTGCTGCAGTACGTCGCCGTGCCGGGCCGCTACGACGGCGACCTCGCCTATGTGCCCGGCACGCCCGCCTGGGGGACCAGCTGA
- a CDS encoding 3-keto-disaccharide hydrolase — protein MATALMIRPLLMATGLLAAASAFAQASDTDPARDPKRTEVWTPVPAVVATPVGKPPSDAIVLFDGKDVSAWESEQGGRVPWTVADGAMTVVPGSKGIRTRQRFCDVQLHVEWRTPTDTQGFDGQNRGNSGIFLQERYELQVLDSYHNPTYANGQAGSLYKQAMPLVNASRAPGQWQAYDILWKAPRFSAGGGLVSPARITVLHNGVLVQDDTVLAGKTEYIGAPSYAPHGCEPLYLQEHDSRVSYRNIWVREL, from the coding sequence ATGGCCACCGCCCTGATGATCCGCCCACTGTTGATGGCCACCGGCCTGCTGGCCGCCGCGTCTGCCTTCGCGCAGGCCAGCGACACCGATCCTGCACGCGATCCGAAGCGTACCGAGGTGTGGACGCCGGTGCCTGCGGTGGTGGCGACGCCTGTGGGCAAGCCGCCCTCCGACGCGATCGTGCTGTTCGACGGCAAGGATGTTTCAGCCTGGGAGTCGGAGCAGGGCGGGCGCGTGCCCTGGACGGTGGCCGATGGCGCCATGACGGTCGTGCCGGGCAGCAAGGGCATCCGCACCCGGCAGCGCTTCTGCGATGTCCAGCTGCATGTCGAGTGGCGCACACCGACCGACACCCAGGGCTTCGACGGGCAGAACCGGGGCAACAGCGGGATCTTCCTGCAGGAACGGTATGAGCTGCAGGTGCTCGACAGCTACCACAACCCGACCTATGCCAATGGCCAGGCCGGCTCCCTCTACAAGCAGGCGATGCCGTTGGTGAACGCCTCACGCGCACCGGGCCAGTGGCAGGCCTACGACATCCTCTGGAAGGCGCCACGCTTCTCGGCAGGCGGTGGGCTGGTGTCGCCCGCGCGCATCACGGTGCTGCACAATGGCGTGCTGGTACAGGATGACACCGTGCTGGCGGGCAAGACCGAGTACATCGGTGCGCCTTCCTACGCGCCCCATGGGTGCGAGCCGCTCTACCTGCAGGAGCATGATTCCCGGGTCAGCTACCGCAACATCTGGGTGCGCGAGCTGTAG
- a CDS encoding c-type cytochrome, with the protein MKTILAMAVALGSMSVAAAAWSKDDPVAGAKLYTANCVACHGADRAGMPGAFPALTDIGKRMAPAQIKEKISKGGGLMPPFSQLSQQEIDDIASYLAK; encoded by the coding sequence ATGAAAACGATCCTGGCAATGGCCGTGGCCCTGGGCAGCATGAGCGTTGCAGCGGCAGCGTGGTCGAAGGACGACCCGGTTGCCGGTGCGAAGCTCTATACCGCGAACTGCGTGGCCTGCCACGGCGCCGACCGTGCGGGCATGCCGGGCGCGTTCCCGGCGCTCACCGATATCGGCAAGCGCATGGCACCGGCGCAGATCAAGGAAAAGATCAGCAAGGGCGGCGGATTGATGCCGCCCTTCTCCCAGCTGTCGCAGCAGGAGATCGATGACATCGCCAGCTACCTGGCGAAGTAA
- a CDS encoding sugar phosphate isomerase/epimerase family protein: protein MKTPVLGTAGLVLLLLAALPAFAGDAAGTQKPIAVQMYTLRDAGSLEQQLKIVHDAGIHAVETVGTQNTTAADLKQLLERYSIKAISSHVALAELRADLDSVIAFNQAIGNTMLVVPYLDRKDRPTDAAGWTALGRELGQIASKVRAKGMRLAYHNHDFELVDVNGSTGLERLFAAAGPDLQTELDLAWVARAGLDPAVMLGKFRGHVFAVHAKDNAPKGHAEDEGGFAAVGQGVLDWNAILPAAATAGVQWYIIEHDQPRDPARVIRTGAAYLREHLPTPVPAPAQR, encoded by the coding sequence ATGAAAACCCCTGTGCTTGGAACTGCAGGCCTGGTCCTGCTGCTGCTCGCTGCCCTGCCCGCCTTCGCAGGCGACGCTGCCGGCACGCAGAAACCCATCGCGGTGCAGATGTACACCCTGCGCGATGCCGGCTCGCTCGAGCAGCAGTTGAAGATCGTCCACGATGCCGGCATCCATGCGGTGGAGACGGTGGGCACGCAGAACACCACCGCGGCCGACCTCAAGCAGCTGCTGGAGCGGTATTCGATCAAGGCGATTTCATCGCATGTGGCGCTGGCCGAACTGCGCGCGGACCTGGACAGCGTGATCGCCTTCAACCAGGCGATCGGCAACACGATGCTGGTGGTGCCGTACCTGGACAGGAAGGATCGTCCGACCGATGCGGCCGGCTGGACCGCCCTGGGCAGGGAACTGGGCCAGATCGCGAGCAAGGTGCGGGCCAAAGGCATGCGCCTGGCCTACCACAACCATGACTTCGAGCTGGTCGACGTCAACGGCAGCACCGGGCTGGAACGGCTGTTCGCCGCAGCCGGCCCCGACCTGCAGACCGAACTGGACCTGGCCTGGGTCGCGCGTGCCGGGCTGGACCCGGCAGTGATGCTGGGAAAATTCCGCGGCCACGTGTTCGCCGTACACGCCAAGGACAATGCGCCCAAGGGCCACGCCGAAGACGAAGGTGGATTCGCTGCGGTCGGCCAGGGTGTGCTGGACTGGAACGCGATCCTGCCTGCGGCGGCAACGGCCGGCGTGCAGTGGTACATCATCGAGCACGACCAGCCACGCGACCCGGCCCGGGTCATCCGGACCGGCGCGGCCTACCTGCGTGAACACCTGCCCACCCCCGTGCCCGCCCCTGCGCAGCGCTGA